The following DNA comes from Candidatus Peregrinibacteria bacterium.
GAACGAAGAATTACCCCAAAAAGAAATGCTTTCTTGTAAAAAATGACGCGTTTCCATTGTGTCGAAAAATATTAAACAGGAACCACCGCAACAGAAAGCCCTCCACTAGGAAGAGAAACAATGCGACGCGTTAATATCGTATCTCCAGATGGAGAAACCCATTGGCGAGATTGCACAAGGAGAAGCAGATTTCTTCCAAAAACACTCCCACCTTGCATTTTTTTAATTGGTAAAAAATTTTGAAACGACAAGGTTTGCCCATGTAAAAGAAGAGGAATATTTTTTTCTTCCACATGAAGAATAGTCGTATTGTCCGATTCTTCCATTCGTTGAATGAGAAAAAATTGTTGTACTTCTGGTGGTAAAAGAGGTGAACACGCCTCACCACAAACAGAGAGTGGATTTTCCTCCTGAACTTCTCCCTTTAAAAGAGATTGTATCTTTTCCACAAGTTCTGTAGGACCATATTCTGATTTTTGTAAATAGACATTTGCCCCAAGACGCTTTGCAAGATCAATATCTTGTTGTCGACTGAGATTGCTGTTAATAGCAATAAAAACATTCATAGAAGAATTATTACGAATAGCACTCAACACCTCAAAACCATCCATCTGCGGCATCATGATATCGAGGAGAATAACATCGGGACGGAATTCAGGTGCCTGTACAATGCCGTCCATTCCGTTTCCCTTTGAACGAACATCGAAACCTTCCGCACTAAAAGCAGTTTTATAGAGCTCGACAAGATCTTCGTTATCTTCAATGATGAGAATTTTTTTGGGATTCATAGGAGAGAGGAAGAGTAAAAAAGAAAGTGGTTCCATTGCCTATTTCACTGGTAAGCCATATTTCGCCATCCATTTGTCGAACAATCTCCTTGGCAATACTGAGCCCAAGCCCTGTCCCCTTTGCCTTCCCTAGCTCCTTATTTTCGACCTGATGAAATTTCTCAAAAATACGTTCTTGTTCCTCAGGAGGAATGCCGACTCCTGTATTTTTTACAGAAATTGTGAGAAACCCCTGACGAAGTGATTTGCTGAAGGAGAGCTCAATATTTCCTCCTTCTGGAGTAAATTTTGCCGCATTTCCAATGAGATTTATGAGAACTTCTCGCGTTTTTTCAGGATCGGCAAACACAGGGGTGCTGGCATCATTAAGATGAGTAATATCAAGAGAAAGTTGCTTTTCTTCACAAATAACCTGAAAATCTTGAACAACATTTTCCACAAGATACGAGACGAGAAAAGTCTGTTTTTGAAATTGCATTTTTCCGATTTCCAGCTTTTGAATATCGAGCATGTCATTTACCAAATGGAGCAGGTCGGAAGCGTTTCGATGAATTTTTTCAAGAATACTCTTCTGCTGACGATTAATGGGACCGTATTTTTCTTTATGAAAAAACTCAATAAAACCACGGATAACCGTTAGTGGTGTTCGAAGCTCATGAGAGACAATACCCACAAATTTATCTTTGAGCATGTTTGTTTGCTCTAAGTGATGGCGAATCCGCTCTTGCTGTGCAAAAAAAGAAGAAACGAGGATAATCAAAAGAATGATGCCGAGGAAGATCCCAAGAAAATGCCAGCGAACCGCATTGAGATTTTGAACATGATATTTTTGGTCAATTTCCATAAGAACGATAGCATTTGTTCGTTTGTTCACAGTACCAAAAGAAAATATCGGAGACGCCACTCGTCGAAGCGCACCGAGAGCATCAAAAACAATATCTGGATTTACTTTTGTCTCTGTAAAGGCGTCTAAAAACCAATCGGACTGTTCTATCGAAAGAATCCTTCCAACAGGAACAGCTTCTTCACTTTCGGAGATACTACCGTCGCCATTTCGGTCACGATCAAAACGATGATCAGAAAAAAGAACCTGAAGTTCGTTAGAATGATTTGTTTTCGTAAGAATCTGAAGGGAATAGATGTCTGAACTTTGCGCAAAAACATGGCGCATAATTTCAGAGATATCTTCCGGAACACCATTATGAGAGCTTTGCAGTTTCTCAAGAAGTTCTGCAGGAAAATGTGACGATACCATTTCTCCAAGCGTGTGGAGATATTTTTCATTTTGCGCGTAAAGCGTATCTTCAATGGCAAGAAAAAGACTAAGTACTAAAGCTCCTGAAAGAGTGATTCCAAAAAATGTCACAGGAAGATTCTGCCAAAAACGCAAAAGATCAATAAATGATCTTTCTTTCTCTTTTGGGGTACGCTTATTTGCCACACGTGAACCGCGGAAAAAAATCATCTTTTTTGTTTCTTTGTATATTGCTTTTATTATACTTGAAAAATGGCAAAAAGAAAACTGTCCTTTTCTCAAATATTTCTGTCTCTTCTGTTTTTCTACTCAAGAAATATGGAAAAAGAAAGAAAAAGAGTATAATATGGTGGAAAGTATAAAAAAACAAAGCATGACAAAAACCAAAAAGGAAATTGATATTCTTCTCGAATCAGGATACCTATTAGAAGAGGATGCCAAAAAAATCCTCAAAAAAGCTGAGATACTTCATGTTTCTCCGCTTCAAATTCTGGTGACGGACGGAATACTCTCGCGAGTGTTGATGGGGCAAGCTATTGCGGAATATTACAAAATTCCTTACGCGAACCTCTCTGCAAATTCCTCCGAAAAGGAAGAAGATATATTTCACATTCCAGAACGAACTGCCACAAGCCTTAGAGTTGTTTTTGTTTCGGAAAAAAACGAAACCGTTCACGTTGCCACCGATACACCAGTTATCGAAAATATTTCCCAAAAAATATCTGAGTTCTTTCCCAAGAAAAATATTGAGGTGCTCTATGCTCTTCCCGAAGAAATAGACATGGCGCTCGTTCAATATCGAAAACCACTAAAAACAAGATTCTCGCAGATTATCACAAAAAAAATACGAATTGCACCGGAAATACTTCAAGAAATTCTAGAAGATGCGCTTATATATCAAGCATCCGATATACATCTAGAGCCAAAAGAGGACGGAACTCTTATTCGATTTCGTATTGATGGAATTCTAAAGGAAGCCGGAAATATTCCAAAAGAACACTATGGAAACCTTATTAATCATATTAAAGTTCAATCTCGACTGAGGATTGATGAACATAACACAACACAAGATGGTGCTATGCGCTACGATTTTTCAGGGGGAAATATTGATATTCGCATTTCCATTGCTCCTACTATTGGCGGAGAAAAAGTGACTATGCGTCTCCTTACAAATTATGTACAAAGTCTTCAACTTGCAGAAATTGGTCTCTCTCGGGAAAATCAGAAGTTTTTTGAAGAAGCATCTCAGAAGCCATTCGGAATGATTCTTGTCACCGGTCCCACCGGTGCTGGAAAAACCACAACACTCTACTCACTACTACAAATTATTAGTAATCCGGGAGTCAACATTACGACCATTGAAGATCCAGTAGAATATCATCTTCCCGGACTCAATCAGATTCAGGTAAATACAGAAAGGAATATTACATTTAGCAAAGGACTTCGATCTATTGTTCGACAAGATCCCGATATTATTCTTGTTGGAGAAATTCGAGATGAAGAAACAGCAGAAATTGCCGTAAATGCTGCACTTACCGGACATCTTCTCCTCTCAACTTTTCACGCAAACGATGCCGCCACTGCTATTCCACGCCTCTTGGAAATGGGGGTCGAGCCTTTTCTCCTTGCTTCCACTCTTGAACTTATTGGCGCACAACGCCTCATCCGAAAGATATGTCCTCACTGTCGATATAGTATTCCTCTCGATGCAGAAGAGATGAAGGACATACGAAAACGGTTTGAAGATTACCTTCCCAAAGAAGCAGGAGTCCTCTACAGAGCCAAGGGATGCGTTGCCTGTCATCACACCGGATACAAAGGAAGAACCGGAATATTTGAGTGCATTCCGGTGAGTCAAGAACTTCAAGATCTTATTTTGCAACATCCCTCAAGCAAACAAATTTGGGCACTTGCCCGAAAAAAAGGTGCCATCACACTCTTTGAGGATGGCATGCTAAAAGTACGTCAAGGAATCACTACTCTTGAAGAGCTTCTTCGTGTTGCCTCTCCACCAGAGTTATGATGAAAAAAAAGAAACATTGGCACGAGTTTTTCTCCTTTTTGTCTCAAAAACATAAAAAGGAAGAAGATCAAAAACGAGGACTCAATATTTTTTCGCGAATTGGCATTGCGGAAGATCAGGAAAATCTTTTGGAAAATCTGAGTATGTTGGTGGAATCGGGTATGGATATACCGGAGACGCTTCGCTCAATCGCCACAGAAATGCGTACTCCTCAAATGAAACGCATGATGATGCAAGCAGAAGAGGATATTGAAAATGGTCTTCCTGTATGGAAAGCCCTAGAAGAAACAAATATTCTTCCACCACATATTATTGCCCTCCTCCGTATTGGAGAAGAATCTGGGCGACTCCCAAAAAATTTAAAAATGGTGGCACTCCAACAACAAAAGCAGAGGATGCTGCTCTCGAGAGTCCGGTCTTCACTCGCCTATCCCATGATTGTTTTGTTCCTCTCTCTTTTTATCGGAGTGGGAATTTCATGGTTTATTCTCCCAAGACTTTCAGTAGTTTTTTCTCAACTCAAAATTGATCTTCCATTCGTCACAAGTCTTTTTATCGGCTTTGGAACCTTCCTTGGAAAGTACGGGAATATTGCGATTCCAGCGTTCTTGCTCGTCTTTTTTCTCATTTTCTATTTTGTATTTTTTCATCGAAGCACCAAGCATATTGGCCAAGGAATTCTCCTAAAAACTCCTGTTATCCATCAACTTATTAAACAAGCCGAACTCTCGCGCCTCGGATACATGATGGGTGCACTGCTTGAAGCAGGCATATCGGTCATTGAAGCACTCCTCTCTCTCGAGAAGGCTTCTGTTTTTCGCTCCTATAAAAAACTCTATCGTCTTCTTCGGGAAAATATGGAAGAAGGTATTTCATTTGGAGAAAGCTTTGGAAAGCATAAAGAAACAAAAAAACTAATTCCTGCCCCTGTTCAACAACTTATTAGTTCTGGAGAACAATCGGGAAATCTGTCGCAAATCTTCTTCAAAATCGGAGAGTCGTATGAAGGAAAAACAGAGTACACCACAAAAAATATGGCGGCGCTTCTGGAGCCGATTATGCTCATTATTATTTGGATTGGTGTTGTTTCTGTTGCCCTTGCTGTAGTACTTCCCATTTATACACTGGTTGGAAATATGAATACCGGCATTTCTTCACCACCAAAAGCAAAAATTGTTGCTCACAAAACCATTCCCCAAACAGAATCTCAAAATATTCCACAACCAATACACGCTTCTGGGGAAATACAAAAAAATATTATCGGAACAATTACGCCAGAAAAACAAACAGAACCTAAAGAAGAGAAGGATAATGAAGATTTTTCCCAAGAAAAGAGTCAGAATGTACTCTATTCTTTAGGGGATTTTGAATATCCGGCTTTGCCAAGGAAAGAGAATATAAAAAATATAGAAGTGCTTTCGAATATTCCGGCGCTCAATGTTCGAAGTGGTCCATCAACAGATTTTTCAGTTCTCACACAAATTTTTCCGGGAAATAGTTACCCCGTCCGTGAAGAATCAGGGCAATGGCAAAAAATTACACTTCCCAATAATGAAGAAGGTTGGGTGCTTGGCACATACACGCAGGAATCTTTTCAAGAAATTGAAGAAGACGTTCCTGATGAGAAGAGTGAAGATACTCCTGCCCTTGTAAGGCTCCAAGATAATCTGCAAGGACTCAATATTCGCTCAAATCCAACACAAGAGGCAACTATTATTGGAACCATGCTTCCAGAGGACCGATATGAAAAAATAGGAGAGGAAGAAGGGTGGTTTCACATTCATTTCGAAGAAGAAACCGGCTGGGTTTTGGGATCACTTGTGCAAGAAACAAAAGAATGAAGCACTTTGCTAAATACAACAGTGGTTTTACTCTCCTCGAGATTCTCCTCGTGGTAGCACTCTTTACCGCACTTGCAGGAGTCTCGCTCCCTGTTTCTCTCGCTTTTCTTCAGAAAAGCAGTCTTGATGTTACTGCACAAAATACCGTGCAAACTCTTCGACGAGCACGAACACTCGCTCAATCTTCTGCACACGACATGAGTTGGGGTGTCTACGCAGAAGGTGGACAGATAATACTTTTTGGAGGAGATTCGTACGCCACACGCAATACCTCTTTTGACGAGACCCTTCCTATTCCTGAGCTCATCTCTGTTTCTGGACAACAAGAAACTGTTTTCGAAAAATTCTCAGGAAAACCAAAAAATGCAGGAACGCTTTCCTTTCAGGCGCTTAATGATACGCTTCCCATCACCATCGGAGCGAACGGGCTTCTTTTTTACTAATGGCTTTTCTTCTTTAGAAGCACTCCTTGGGGTAACCATGTTGGGACTCTTTGGAACTGCCATTATGGGAGCTCTCGTTTACGGGCTTCAAGGAATTTCCGTTTCTGGAAACTACGCTCGTGCCACACTACTCGCAGAAGAAGGAATCGAAGCCATCCGAAATATTCGAGATGAAGATTTTTCCAATTTAGTAGACGGAACACACGGACTTGCTCTTTCTGGCGGAACATGGATTTTTTCGGGCTCTTCAGATACGACAGATGTTTTTACGAGAACAACAACCATTAGTACCATTAGCGCGAGTGAAAAAGAGATTTCTTCAGAAGTCACTTGGAATGGGCAAAATGGAAGAACAGGGGTGATAACGCTCCTCACACGCCTCACCGATTGGAGACTTCCAGATGCCCCAACTATAGGAAACTGGTCAAATCCGGCACAAGAGTCAACAAGTAATCTTTCTGGAAATCAGAATGGGATTCGCCTTGCTCTGCAGGGATCTTATGTTTACCTCATTCGAAATGGCGGAAATCCAGATTTTATTATTTTGAATATTTCCAACACCGCAAGTCCTTCTGTTATTGGGTCGCTCAATCTTGCTGGGAATCCGCGTGACATCACCGTAATCGGAAACTATGCCTATATCGCCTCCAATCAAAATAATGCAGAACTTCAAGTAATAAGTATCAGTAATCCTGCCTCACCTTCAGTCGTCAACACGATCAATCTCTCGGGAAATCAAGATGGACAATCGGTTGCCGTTGATGGAAACACGCTCTTTTTGACAAGAGCTTCAAGCGGAAACGACGAATTTTTGACGTATGATATTTCTTCTCCTGCCAACCCATCATTTCTTGGATCAGAAGACCTCGGAAATGGAAATAATAGAGCAATGTATATAAATGGGTCTCACGCCTATGTTGTTTCGAATCAAAACAATCAAGAACTCAAAATTATCGATATTTCCAACTTGAGCAGTCCTTTCTTCGCTACAGCGTATGACATGACAGGAAACAACGATGGAAACTTTGTCACTGGTTTTGGAAGCACTCTTCTTGTTGGACGATCGAACGGAGAACTCGCTATTTTTAGTATTTCGAGTCCTCTCTCTCCAGTTCTTCTCGGAACATTTGATGCTCAAAGCGCTATCAATGGTATTTCACTTGGGAATAGTGGTACATATGCGTTCCTTGCAACGGATGAAAATTCGGCAGAATTTCAGGTGGTGGATATTTCAAATCCCGCATCGGCAACACTTGTGGGATCACTCAATCTTGGAGGAGATATAGACGGAATTGTTTACGATGAAGGAAAAGATCGTGCCTTTGTGGCAGGAGAAGATAATGCCGAAGAATTTTCTGTTTTTATGCCCCAATAAACAGCATAAGGAGTACTCAAAAAAATGGCGGATTTACTCTGGTAGAAGCACTTCTTTCTATTGCGCTTCTCGCTGTTCTTTTACAGGGATCCTCCATGCTTTTTTTGGAATCAATTCGAACGCGCGCAAAACTGCAATCAGTTGCCGAAGTAGATTCTCAGGGGACGCAAATTCTTCATGTTATTACCGAGGAAATACGTAATGCAGAGAGCATTGTTTCTCCAAATTCTGGAGCAAGCTCTTCATCTCTCACCATTTTTGCAAATGCGCAAAACACTATTTTTGTTCCGTTTGGAACAACACTCGTTATGGCAGAAGGTGCTCATCCATTTGCGGCACTCAATTCTTCTCGAGTTCAAATTGAGAGCATCACCTTTGAAAACCGATCACGCACTGGCACTCCCGGAACTCTTCACATCTCCCTTACGCTCTCGCATTACAACCCAGAAAATCGAGCAGAATTTGATGTAACCAAAACATTTACCGCTTCCGCCAGCCTTCGCACTCCATGAATATTCGTCAATTTCTCCGTCGGCAAAAGGGATATGTCCTTCTTATTTCCGTTCTCATGACGGGTGCTATTGGAACAATTATTGCCAGTGCTATCCTGTTTTTCAGTACCGATTCTCTCCGTATGAGCACTACATTTACCGAAGGAGCTCGCGCACGGACACTCGCGCACGCCTGCGCAGAACATGGACTGAATGAATTACGACAAAATACTTCGTACTCGGGAGGAGAAACGCTTTCTTTTGGAGATGATTCGTGTGAAGTTGTTGCTGTATTAGGAGGAAACATTGTACAGGCAGAAGGAATCGCAGGAGATGCTCTTTCGCGCGTAGAAGTAGAAGTATCAGATATTGATCCAGAAATCATCATCTCCTCATGGAAAGAGGTTGCTTCTTTTTGAAAAAATATCTTTTTATATTCAAAAAAATAGGTTATTATATGTATGAAATTTTTTTCTAAAACAAAATTATGAAATACTATGATACCTCGTTAAACAAAAAAGGGTTCACCCTCCTTGAAATTCTTCTCGTTGTTGCCGCCATTGCTATTCTTGCAGGAATTGTTATTTTGGCGATTAACCCAGGGAAACAGCTCGCCGAAACACGAAATGCTCAACGCCGATCAGATGTGAACACCATTTTGAACGCCGTATACCAGTATGCCATTGATAACAAAGGAACGATTCCGTCAGTTATTACAACAACCCAAACCGAGATTTGCGCCGACCCCTCTGGAACCTGCACAGGACTCGTCGATTTTGATACACTTGTCCTCAATGAAAAATACATTGTTGGTATTCCAAGCGACCCAACCGGAGCTTCTGGAAATGGTGCTGGATACGAAATTGTAAAATCTGCGAATGGACGTGTCACTGTTAGTGCTCCAGATGCAGAAGAAGGCGAAACTATTGCCGTAACACGATAATTCTATTTTATAAAAGTAGATGACGAACACCAAAAAAAAGAAGATTCTCGTTGTTGAAGATGAAATTTCATATCTCAAGGTATATCGCCTCAAGCTAGAAAAAGAGGGATTTGAAGTTCTTTTTGCAGAAGACGGAGAGGAGGCACTTCAAAAAATAAAAGAAAAACCGGACATCATTCTTCTTGATATTATTCTTCCAAAAAGAGATGGATTTTCTGTTCTTGAGGAAATACGAAAAAAAAAAGATTTTGCTCATGTACCAATTGTTGTGGCATCAAACTTGGGACAAAAAGAAGACCAAGAGCGCGCCCACAAAATGGGGGCGCAAGATTATTTCGTCAAGGCGAATACGAGCATGGCAGACATCGTAAAAATAATAAAGAAGCACCTTTCTGAAAAATAAGGAGTTATTTTTTTAGGGAGATTCTCGTGAGACCACCAGTAAATGGATGGAGAACTTTTGGAATATCGACCGATCCATCTTCGTGCTGAAAATTTTCGAGAATAGCAACAAGCGGACGGCTTGAAACTGCTGTGCCGTTGAGTGTGTGTGCCATAACAATTTCTCCATTTTTTTGGCGAATACGGATATTCAAACGACGTGCCTGAAAATCGGTGCAATTTGATGTACTCGTTACCTCACGATATCTCCCCTGCCCTGGAAGCCACGCTTCAATGTCATATTTTTTTGCCGCACTCGAACCAAGATCTCCAGCAGCAATAAGCACCAACCGATAGGGAATTCCGAGTTTTTGAAGAAGCGTTTCCTCTGCTTCTCGCATTTGCTCGTGAATAGAAAAAGACTCTTCAGGAAGACAAAGTGCCACCATTTCGATTTTCTCAAACTGATGTACTCGTAAAATCCCTTTTGTGTCTTTTCCATAGCTTCCTGCTTCCCTGCGAAAACACGGAGAATATCCCGCGAACTTTTTTGGCATCTCCTCTTCCTCGAGAATTTCTCCAGCGTAATAACTCGCAAGAGGAACCTCACTCGTCCCAATAAGATAAAGATCATCCACCCCAGGATTCACCACATAGTTTTCATCTTTTTGAAGATACCCCGTTCCAAAAATAGCCTCTTTTCGAGTGAGAAATGGAGGAATAGTAGGAGAAAAACCGAGTTTTTGAATTTCGAGAAAAGCCCAGTTCATGAGTGCCATTTGGAGAATGGCAAGTTCTTCCCGAAGAAAATAAAAACGCGAACCAGAAACTTTTGCTCCTCGCTCCATATCGAGAATTCCAAGACGTTCGGCAATTTCCCAATGTTCTTTGGGAGAAAAAGAAAATTCAGGAATGTCTCCCCATTCTTTCATTACTACAAAATCTTCTTCTCCTCCATCGGGCACATCAGAAAATGGTGGATTTGGAAGGGTGTTGAGAAGATCATCATAGAAAGATTGTACCGCTCGCAATTCTTCCTCCGCTTTTTTGAGTGATGCCGAAACCATCTTCATCTCCGCAAGTGCCAACTCTTTTTCCGCACCAAAAAGGGTTGGAATACGTTTATTCTCCGCATTTTGACGAGAACGAAATTCATCACAATGCACCATAAACTCACGACGCTTCTCATCAATTTCAAGAAGACGAGCGACTGTATTATCAGGAATACCTTTTCGAGTAAGGGCGGATTGTATTTTTTCGGACTGTTCCCGAAGAAGGCGAATATCGAGCATAGAATAACAAAAGAGATGTCAGGAGGGATGCTACCACAGATCTTTTTGTTTCAAAAGAGGATGTTCTGGATAACAATATCATAGGCACTTTTGAGGTACGTTCATAATGCTCTAGAGGTATTTTATAATCGTTGTGGTCTTTCGGAGTTAGAGAATATAAGTCATTCAGTCAGTTTTGGGTTGAATTCACTTGGATCAAGTATCCGATTTCCGAGTTGGATAAATTCTTCTTAAAGTGTTCTATTGAATCGTTCGATCTCTGGATTGTCTTTCGAAGCTTCATTTTTTCCAACCGGATGTATTTTTTGCGAAGAGTGATAATCCTTATCTCCTCGTAAAATACCAATGGACATTAAGAGAAGTGTTTTCTGATGTTATGGAAATGTTCTTTACTCATCTTTTTGAGCCATTCCCATTTCTTCATAAGAGGTGGGTATGGTTTTATAGGTTTGAGAATTAAGGTCATCGAAGACAGAGAAAAACTCTATCTTAGAAGTGCTACCGATGTATCTTAATTTTTTCAGAGAAGAATACAGGCGGCGACATATCCAATATATCCTGATTTATTTCCCCTGCTGGAAGAGCTCAGCAAACATTTTTTTGTTCGTGAGAGAGCAAAAAGTTTCATAAGCAGAAAATAAATGACAAATATTTGAATTCTTTATGAGTTTATCTCTTGTTCGGTTGTATTCTTGAATGATCCCATTCGAAAAATTAAGTTGACAGCCTCTTATGTTTTCCAGCAAGATACGTTGGCGCTTTTTGGCGAGTGGTCTCTTTTGAGAGACTTCTCCTCACTTTCATTTTCATAAATCGTGCTCATTCCGAAAAAGCTAAAATATCGAAAAGTTCACAGAGGACGCGGAACCCTTCGAGGGGTGGCGCAAACTGGTTTTGAACTTGCGTTTGGAAGTTACGGACTCAAGGCAATTGGTCGAGGGGAAATTACAAGTCGCCAAATAGAATCAGCTCGAAGAGCTATTAACCGATACGTGAAACGCACAGGAAAGCTTTGGATACGTATTTTCCCACACAAGCCTGTTACTCAAAAGGCCGCAGAAGTTCCGATGGGATCGGGAAAAGGATCTGTGGAGTTCTATGTATTTCCTACTCTTCCTGGAAAAGTTATCTTCGAAATGGAAGGGGTTACAGAGAGCATTGCCAGAGAGGCATTTCGCCTTGCTTCCTATAAGCTTCCTCTGAAGACAAAATTTGTGAAAAAAGAATTCTAATATCTTCATGAAAACAACTCAACAAATTCGGGACCTCTCTGATAATGAAATCCGTAATGAAATTTTGCGGACAGAGCATCACCTTGTGGGACTCCGTATGAAAATTGTCACCTCACAAGAGAAAGACACCTCTAAAAAGGGAAAATTTAAAAAGTATATTGCTCGTCTCAAAACTATTTTGAATGAGCGTTCCATTGGTTTTTCTGCCACTCTATGAGAACAAAAAAAGGAATCGTTTCTAAGAAATCTGGCGATAAAACAGTGGTGGTAACCGTTCATCGATATGAGATGCACCCGAAATATCACAAGAGATATCGCGTTTCAAAAAAGTTTCATGCACATGACGAAGGGAATACTGTGCAAGTAGGAGATGAAGTAGTTATCCTTGAGACACGTCCTCTCTCTCGCCTCAAACGTTGGCGAGTTGTGACATCAGAAGAATTTTCTTCACTTCAACAATCATGATTCAAGTACAAACCATTCTGTCTGTTGCAGACAATACCGGCGCAAAAGAAGTGATGTGTATTAAAGTACTCGGCGGAAGTAAACGTCGATACGCAGGAGTGGGAGACATTATTGTCGTTACCGTAAAAAAGGCTACTCCAAAAGGCATTGTAAAACGGAAGTCTGTTCAAAAAGCAGTAGTAGTAAGACAGCGACGCGACGTTCGTCGTCAAGATGGATCCATCATTCGTTTCGATGAAAACGCTGTTGTCATTGTCAATAACGCAAAAGACCCTCGTGGAACTCGTGTTTTTGGTCCTGTTGCTCGTGAGCTTCGTGCAATGGGTTTTCAGAAAATTATCTCTCAAGCCCCTGATGTTCTTTAGCAAAACACAAAGAACACTCAGAAAGGCATTGACAAACACTTTTCCTCTAGGGCAAAATTTTCCGGCTTTTTTCTCATCGTGAAAATCAAAAAAGGCGATCATGTCGTCATTATCACCGGCAAGGACAAGGGAAAGAAGGGAAACGTCATTCGCACTATTCCTTCAGAAGAGAGAATTGTCGTGGAGAAGGTGAACCTTTGCACCAAGCACCAAAAAAGAGACCAGAAGAGTCCTGGAGGAAAGATTCAGTTTGAGGCGCCTATTCATGTTTCAAACGTAAAAATCATTTGTCCAGAGACGAAAAAGAGCTCTCGTGTTCG
Coding sequences within:
- a CDS encoding response regulator, with the translated sequence MTNTKKKKILVVEDEISYLKVYRLKLEKEGFEVLFAEDGEEALQKIKEKPDIILLDIILPKRDGFSVLEEIRKKKDFAHVPIVVASNLGQKEDQERAHKMGAQDYFVKANTSMADIVKIIKKHLSEK
- the serS gene encoding serine--tRNA ligase, which produces MLDIRLLREQSEKIQSALTRKGIPDNTVARLLEIDEKRREFMVHCDEFRSRQNAENKRIPTLFGAEKELALAEMKMVSASLKKAEEELRAVQSFYDDLLNTLPNPPFSDVPDGGEEDFVVMKEWGDIPEFSFSPKEHWEIAERLGILDMERGAKVSGSRFYFLREELAILQMALMNWAFLEIQKLGFSPTIPPFLTRKEAIFGTGYLQKDENYVVNPGVDDLYLIGTSEVPLASYYAGEILEEEEMPKKFAGYSPCFRREAGSYGKDTKGILRVHQFEKIEMVALCLPEESFSIHEQMREAEETLLQKLGIPYRLVLIAAGDLGSSAAKKYDIEAWLPGQGRYREVTSTSNCTDFQARRLNIRIRQKNGEIVMAHTLNGTAVSSRPLVAILENFQHEDGSVDIPKVLHPFTGGLTRISLKK
- the rplP gene encoding 50S ribosomal protein L16, which codes for MLIPKKLKYRKVHRGRGTLRGVAQTGFELAFGSYGLKAIGRGEITSRQIESARRAINRYVKRTGKLWIRIFPHKPVTQKAAEVPMGSGKGSVEFYVFPTLPGKVIFEMEGVTESIAREAFRLASYKLPLKTKFVKKEF
- the rpmC gene encoding 50S ribosomal protein L29, which translates into the protein MKTTQQIRDLSDNEIRNEILRTEHHLVGLRMKIVTSQEKDTSKKGKFKKYIARLKTILNERSIGFSATL
- the rpsQ gene encoding 30S ribosomal protein S17 translates to MRTKKGIVSKKSGDKTVVVTVHRYEMHPKYHKRYRVSKKFHAHDEGNTVQVGDEVVILETRPLSRLKRWRVVTSEEFSSLQQS
- the rplN gene encoding 50S ribosomal protein L14, translated to MIQVQTILSVADNTGAKEVMCIKVLGGSKRRYAGVGDIIVVTVKKATPKGIVKRKSVQKAVVVRQRRDVRRQDGSIIRFDENAVVIVNNAKDPRGTRVFGPVARELRAMGFQKIISQAPDVL
- the rplX gene encoding 50S ribosomal protein L24, with product MKIKKGDHVVIITGKDKGKKGNVIRTIPSEERIVVEKVNLCTKHQKRDQKSPGGKIQFEAPIHVSNVKIICPETKKSSRVRYERGKDGKKYRIAQISGVNIERPFVKS